The DNA window ATTGAAACGGCTAATATAAATCTATGTCAGAAACACTTTCATtaataaaagagagaaaaaattgaaaaaaaataaaataatagtttttagtttttatcCCAAGACTTTGTACTTTACCAAATAAGAACAATTAGGCCAGTTTAACAATACACCACTTTAACAAACATAGTAGTACTCACATATATGTTaggaatatatttaatttaaattgattacGAAGCTTAAACTTAAGGtccaaataatattttaaaaaaattacagatTTGAAGTATTAACAATTGattcaaaattgatttttaatgttttgtaaaaaaatgtgtttttctaTATTTTCTGCAAACCATTTTTAAAagtcatatatatttttataagtatacttttaccttacatattttattaattttatagaaAATATAAAGTTTTCACTTATTTTGGACCGTCATTAACCCTATTGTTCAATTTAGTAGTGAAGATTACCTCATATAGGGATCTTCCAAAGCCAAAGATGAAATCAATAGAGCCTTCTATGaagcaatttttgaaatagtgaaGACCTTTATGATCATATAGAGTGTCTTGAACTCCACGGAATGTACAATAGTAAAAAGCAGCTTTGTTACCGGAAATGCGAAGCGCAACGGCTTGTTCTACTTTCCTTCCAAAATATGAAGCAGTGTTCTGTTTTAACAAATAATTAACTCTAGTGAGTAACTATCTTTATCATAATGTTTTTTTCATGTAggatatttttgaataaatagtAAGTTTATTTATTATGTAAGTACCTCAAATGTTACGTTGATGGCCATAAAATAGTCAGCATTCACAGCAACGGTGGGAGTATTAAACGTCCCCAATGGATGCCCATCACTTCCAATGGTAGAATTTGAATCATTCCAAGAAAAAGTCGGTTTACTTGCATCCCCAAAGAAAGTTATGAAAGGCAACGTTTGTGGGATCATTATTTTCTCCCTAAAAGAATTCAACATCTCAATAAATTACACAACTTTAACAATAACAGTTTCAATTTAACTAGGTAATAAAATGTACTAAACAAATAAAATGGTAAAAGTTAATATATTGATTATAATGAGTATTGTTGTTACCTATAAATCCCAGGTCCAATCAACAAAATAACTCTCCTAGTGTTTTGTGGTTGAATGCTATTAAGAGCTTCTGTAATAGTTGTGAAATTAGAGTTACAATCTTTGCTAATAGTTATATGAATTTTGTTACTCTCAGCTTCCCTCAATTTTAAATCGAGACTTTGTTGTTCAATGACATTCACATCCTCTTTGTTTACTAAAATGTTTCTTTGTTTATAATTAGGCTCAAGAATATTTGATTCAAAAGTGAAGCGAAAAagtga is part of the Vicia villosa cultivar HV-30 ecotype Madison, WI linkage group LG2, Vvil1.0, whole genome shotgun sequence genome and encodes:
- the LOC131650682 gene encoding probable pectinesterase 53; amino-acid sequence: MVLKFYFLLILVLFSLFRFTFESNILEPNYKQRNILVNKEDVNVIEQQSLDLKLREAESNKIHITISKDCNSNFTTITEALNSIQPQNTRRVILLIGPGIYREKIMIPQTLPFITFFGDASKPTFSWNDSNSTIGSDGHPLGTFNTPTVAVNADYFMAINVTFENTASYFGRKVEQAVALRISGNKAAFYYCTFRGVQDTLYDHKGLHYFKNCFIEGSIDFIFGFGRSLYEECTLNSIAKNIGYITAQKRSSSSSDSGFSFKKCSVKGSGQVYLGRPWGEYSRVIYSYTEMEEIVLPKGWEDTMNGTRHANTVYYGEYKCSGPGSNFSGRAPWARNLSDEEAQPFNEIHFIEGETWLITPN